In Musa acuminata AAA Group cultivar baxijiao chromosome BXJ2-3, Cavendish_Baxijiao_AAA, whole genome shotgun sequence, the following proteins share a genomic window:
- the LOC103978216 gene encoding NAC domain-containing protein 54, with amino-acid sequence MAPVGLPPGFRFHPTDEELVNYYLKRKIHGLKIELDIIPEVDLYKCEPWELAEKSFLPSRDPEWYFFGPRDRKYPNGFRTNRATRAGYWKSTGKDRRVCSQNRAIGMKKTLVYYRGRAPQGIRTDWVMHEYRLDDKECEDTMGFQDSYALCRVFKKNVICTEVEEQAQCSIILGESSQGVVVAAEYETTSPDMPVGSSSCVEEEDKDDAWMQFITDDAWCSTLPSNEGGEEASCVAIVNS; translated from the exons ATGGCTCCGGTGGGTCTGCCGCCTGGCTTTAGGTTTCACCCTACAGATGAGGAGCTGGTGAATTACTACCTCAAGAGGAAGATCCATGGCCTCAAGATCGAACTCGATATAATCCCGGAAGTGGACCTGTACAAGTGCGAGCCATGGGAATTAGCAG AGAAATCATTCTTGCCGAGTAGGGATCCAGAATGGTACTTCTTCGGGCCGCGGGATCGGAAATACCCCAACGGGTTTCGCACCAACCGTGCCACCAGAGCAGGATACTGGAAGTCGACAGGAAAGGACCGGCGAGTTTGCTCTCAGAATCGAGCTATCGGCATGAAGAAGACGCTGGTCTATTACAGAGGCCGAGCTCCCCAAGGCATCAGAACGGACTGGGTGATGCACGAGTACCGCCTCGACGACAAGGAGTGCGAGGACACCATGGGATTTCAG gaTTCGTACGCACTGTGTCGAGTGTTCAAGAAGAACGTTATCTGCACAGAGGTGGAAGAGCAGGCGCAGTGCAGCATAATACTGGGGGAGAGCTCCCAAGGAGTCGTGGTGGCCGCCGAGTACGAGACCACGTCGCCGGACATGCCGGTTGGATCATCTTCATGCGTCGAGGAGGAGGACAAAGACGACGCTTGGATGCAGTTCATCACGGACGACGCATGGTGTTCTACATTACCGAGCAACGAGGGCGGCGAGGAGGCCTCATGCGTCGCCATTGTCAATTCATGA